GTCGATTGTTTGCTTGTGCTCGGGATGGCGCTCGCATCTGTCTCCGTTTCGATCAATTTTCGTTTGCGACCTTCGGGTGCCTTTGGAGCGGCAAATCCGTTGCTTGTTCGTGTCGTAACGGGCGTCGTTGCGGCATATGACGTTATGTGGATCGGCGAAAGCGGTTGACTCTCGAAAAGTTTGAAATCGGGCACGCTATTGTTGAAATTTGCCGTTTCCGCATCTTCCATCTCGATGTCGCCATGTTGATCTTCGGCTTTTGCGAGTGCTTGCATGTCATCTGTGGGCACGGGAATGATGACGCGCCCGCAAGTTTGGCAAACGGGCGTTGCGGGACTCTTTGAACGCCAATATTGCAACTCGGTTTTGCATTTGTTGAGTTcctgtgagaaaaaaaaaattaatttaatttaataattattaaaaattaaattttttgacaaattaaaataaaaaaaataaatttaacgtttttaaaatttttaaaaattaatttctcaaaattttaattcaaaaaaaaattttttagttaaaaatattaaaatttacagtttcaaaaatttttaaaaattaaaaaatatttaaaaattattttttagtgaaaaaaaaaaattattttcaaaatttttaaattaacattttattaaatttttaaatatttttaaaattaaaaaaaaaaaattaaatatttttaaaataaaaaaaaaaattaaatatttttaaaattaaaaaaaaatttaaatttttttaaaattaacagaaatttttttttttgaaaaattgaaaacaatttacaaagtttttaaattaattaattataaaataaataaattaaatcttattttttttaaaagtaaaaatattaaattttttaaaaatttaaaaaagtaatttttttttttaaattcaaagtttttaaaaatttttttaaattagttaaaaattataaaattaaaaaaaaaatagttttttagtaaaaaaaaatttaaaatatttttcaaattttttaaaattttgtttctcgatttttaataaataaaaagtattatgAAGATTTCtcgacaaaatttcaaattttcactaaCTTTGGCACCATTTCGCGACAAAAATGTATCGAATCAAGCGTAAAATTGAGTCTCTACCTGCAAAAGCGTTGAAAATTTACGAGCGATTTCCTCGTTCTTTTTGTCGTTCTCATCCAATCGATTTGCGTACTCGAGCGTTTGCTTTTGGGTTTCTGCCAAAAGTTTTTGCTGCTCAGCGATTTGCTTCGCTTGGTCCGTAGCCTTGCGTTTGCACGTTCTCAACTCGTTTCGCAACACCGTCAATTGATTGTTGTaactaaaaatcatcaaaaaatgttaaaaatttcatttttttaacgaaaaatcagCAACTTACCGTTTCATGCCttgcttaatttttcgaataccTTTCCGCAAAACCATGTTACTTTGCGGCGGCGATGGCGAACGAGAACTTTCACGCATTGCGGGAGCTTCTGCCATGTAACTTGGACTGTTACTGactgtaaaaattaaagaatttcattaaaaattgtcaaaaaaaatgtaaaaatttaaatttttacctggaaaatccaaaaaatcttTGCTCAAACAAACATTCGGCAAATGCGGTTCAAGCTGATCCTTGAAATATTCCATTGCCATTGTCGACAAATCAAACAACTCGTCAGTTACTTTGTAAGGACGTTCTAGTTTTGGAGTTGTGCGAATGTAGTGAACGACGGAATAAACTTCAtccaaaatctaaaaaaaaaattaaataaaatttccgtttcaagaggaaatttttgaaaaatttaccgaTCCAGGGAAGAAACACACATGCTTGCGTTCAATATGCTTCCCAAAAGTCATTTGAAGGAGTTGGAGACGCATCGAACAAGTTTCAAGGATGTCACATTCACAAGCAAGAGGATGATTACGACGAGCTGATTCtctgtaagtaaaaaaaaaatattattaaaatttttatttttaaatttttctattattgaaactaattaaaattaatttcatttatttttttttctatttttgaaaatgtaataattatttgacgattttttttaaagttcataaaatttaattattaaatttcaaaaataaaaatttgaaaaaatgtaaaaattaataaaaatttttttttaatgaaaacaaattaaatattttttttttgaattaatattttaaaaaatcattaatttttttatgcatttttcatttattatttttagttgaatgaattttattttagacgttaattttttgtcatttttgatatttatttttttaattgtacaaattaaaaatgaactaaataaattattaaatttaaataaaataattgtaatcGAAAAGTCTCACTCGTACATTGATgtcttataattaattttgtatatattttttttcaatttttcaaattcaattgagatatttcaaagaaaaaaaaaataaataaataaaataaaaaaaaataaattaaaaaatatatttaaaataaaataattaaaatttatgtaatttatttttttttcatttttgaaataaattaaaatttttaaaatttaaaaataatttaacgattttattaagtttaaaaaatttaattaaaaaataattaaaattttttttaatgaaaacatttatcaaataattttttcaattaagattttttaaaattaaaaataaacaaataaacaaataaaattaaaaaaaagaaatataaaattttaattagaatgagttttatttatttttttctatttttaaaatttaaaaaaaatttgaagttcaaaaaatttcaataaaaatttaaaaaaataatgtaaaaataaatacctaattaatttttttttaatgaaaacaaattaaataaatttttttgaattaatattttttaaaaaattcatttaaatttttatttttttttagataaattttcaaattaattttgattttttttttaatttaaaaaaaaataattttatttttttaaataatttttcagataaaaactCACCTTCTTGGCATTTTGGCCTTAACCTCCTGAAAACGCTTCAACATTTGCGTTTGCAACCGATTAAACGTCGAATTAAGAATCGACGAGCACACTGCATTCATCCGTGCCGATACAAGACGCAATTGTCCGACTCTCTTGTAACTCGTGTACGACAAAATCTTCTCGAGGATTTCCGGCGGCAAATCCTGCAACGTCAACTCACCTGCTTTGGAGTTGGGAGCACTTTCTCCCATGATAATGTCATCATTGGAATCGTTGGTTATTGCATTGATGGAGGATGCGGCGGATGCGGATGATGGCGAAAAGTGATGTTGCTGTGCGGGACTCCGATTTGCCGCAATTGCGACACTGTACTCGTTGCCATTGGCTCCGGGTGAGATAATTGTTGCCATTTGACGTGTAGAGACCATTTTTcacgggaattttttttttaggagtcTCAATTTGCTGCTTGAATCAATTACGGGAGGTATGTGACTGACTGTGGGAGATTGATGAGATTTTacgctgtaaaaaaaaaattgaggagaAAAATTGAACGTAACCGATCTCAACTGGTTCGAATGTCAATCAAGTCGCAAGTAACAGGCACCAAGAGTACATTATATACTTCACACATTATGTACCCTACACGTCTCGATATATATAGTTTTATATGCGCGCATACAAAACACGAACAAACATGAAGCGATTTGAATGTTTTGTTACCTTttgttgtaagtttttttttttttaattttttttcctcttgtacGCGAAAGAAACGACGAAATGAcagaaaattcgttaaaaatcagaaatttactgttttaagcgatttttatgattttttaaaattttttggtaattctCAAAGTCACTGAACCATAACTCGCGCTGCACAGTTTTTCCAAAGAATCCAGTTCCTCCTTTCATTTCGAACTGGTATTTAATTGGTCTTTAATTATATGCTCGATTTAATCGACTTTTGTCATGTATTACGTCAATATCCAGCTCAAAACCCCCCTTTGAGCATTCCCCCAAACGACATTTGCCCCAAAAATTGCCTCAAAACTGCCCAAAATCACTTTTGCTTGCCACAAAATGCAAAACTACTCAATTTCGTAAAATCATCGTCGACATTTTGTGTagcaagagagaaaaaaattacacaaaaaaaactttttcacttgTCTCGCACTTTTTGGCCCCCTTTCACGAGGCAACTTACCACTTTTATGCATCAAATTGCGCTTCAGGCTCTGTCATAGTCACTAATCGAAAATAAAAGTCATTTAATTCGAGAGTTTCAACtgttttttttgacgaattttctAACGCAATTACTCCATCGATACgactaaaattgtattttttttgctgccttGTACGACGACACGAGCTTCTATGCGACTTATACGTActtgatcaatttttcaaaataaaaacacttttGAATCCTGCACTGATGAAATTGGCATCCCTTGCATGGTAACACGTCGAACGATGCTTTTCAGCGGAAATTTGTCGGAAAATTTGCCTGCGAAACTCGATTTCGGGGATGTTTTTCAAGcgagacagaaaaaaacaactcttcaattgaaaaatacgATTCGTTTTCCGGAATGGCTGAAAATTGGAGTTAAAACGATGGAAAATTGGAACAAAacagtgagacgaatgaaaatgataaatatagaGGGCGCTGTTTCGTTAGTTCGGATTTTTCTCGTAATTTCCGATGTCgggtgattttttgaattttttatttttgaattttcgttattttcgagaaatttccttccttaattgaatttcttatcTTAAGAAAGCAGCAGAATTTAGCtcatattcaaataataagcTTAAATTAATGTTGCCTGGATTTTATAATAAACTCGATGAAGCGAGAAattctattgaaaattaaatcgaaGGCATGTCAGACAACAATGCTTTGTCTTGCATTGTTTCTCGATTAACCACAAGAAGGTATTATTGCttcagaaatttaattcaagatGTTCATTTTGAAGCAGTTTGACCAAAACAAAGGATTTCTCGGAAGAAAGTCTTActcgaattttcattttgtaagttttcaagtttgtttttattttttgttgaagctTGAAAGTTTCTTTTTAACATGTGCCTAAGACTTGAAAAGTATTAATTCTGAGAAatgctttttaatttagttaactACTGAATAGAAAggaatttcaacgaaaaattttactcatgaTAAGAAGAGAATTAAATTTCGACTTAAACGTGTTGaaaggcaaaatttttcaaaaaaagcttttttaaatttttaattaaggaaacgttttaatttaaaaaaaataagaaaaaaaaaaataagaaaaaaattcaaaaaataaaattaaaaaaaaattaaaaaaaaataaaaaaaaaataaaatttaaaaaaaaatttaaaaaaaattaaaaaaattaaataaaaattaaaaaaaaaaatatttagaaaaattaacaaaaatggtaaaataaaaaattttttaaaattaaaaagttctaaaaaatatttaaaaaaatttttattt
The sequence above is drawn from the Culicoides brevitarsis isolate CSIRO-B50_1 chromosome 1, AGI_CSIRO_Cbre_v1, whole genome shotgun sequence genome and encodes:
- the LOC134836823 gene encoding F-box only protein 28; the protein is MVSTRQMATIISPGANGNEYSVAIAANRSPAQQHHFSPSSASAASSINAITNDSNDDIIMGESAPNSKAGELTLQDLPPEILEKILSYTSYKRVGQLRLVSARMNAVCSSILNSTFNRLQTQMLKRFQEVKAKMPRRESARRNHPLACECDILETCSMRLQLLQMTFGKHIERKHVCFFPGSILDEVYSVVHYIRTTPKLERPYKVTDELFDLSTMAMEYFKDQLEPHLPNVCLSKDFLDFPVSNSPSYMAEAPAMRESSRSPSPPQSNMVLRKGIRKIKQGMKRYNNQLTVLRNELRTCKRKATDQAKQIAEQQKLLAETQKQTLEYANRLDENDKKNEEIARKFSTLLQELNKCKTELQYWRSKSPATPVCQTCGRVIIPVPTDDMQALAKAEDQHGDIEMEDAETANFNNSVPDFKLFESQPLSPIHITSYAATTPVTTRTSNGFAAPKAPEGRKRKLIETETDASAIPSTSKQSTSTAISEKSDNSTKIRRVQNKIRSQYNGGNVNSNNNSKETTTTMTAGPSNVTAGNNGNKTRNNNK